The following are encoded together in the Cryptococcus neoformans var. neoformans JEC21 chromosome 9 sequence genome:
- a CDS encoding expressed protein translates to MPPKEASIHHVTFHFYRSAVLLSLPNTTTFTSLKSSLLPALQPLAQTLPISLPASPNDIQFWEFTNSSSAGEEGDAAAAGAAGEQKTLRCLENDPGIAGRDIKQLGWPRWKAILVSFKGEDGSFKEPIYTIPDPDDDYGGSEAEA, encoded by the exons ATG CCGCCCAAGGAAGCCAGCATCCACCACGTCACATTCCACTTCTACCGCTCAGccgtcctcctctctctcccgAACACCAC AACATTCACATCTCTCAAatcctcccttctccccgcCCTCCAGCCCCTCGCCCAAACGCTCCCCATATCCCTGCCAGCATCGCCGAACGATATCCAGTTCTGGGAATTTACCAACTCCAGCTCTGccggcgaagaaggcgatgCGGCCGCTGCCGGTGCTGCTGGGGAACAAAAGACATTGAGATGTCTGGAGAATGATCCTGGAATAGCGGGGAGGGATATCAAGCAGCTTGGGTGGCCGAGGTGGAAGGCGATCTTGGTTAG CTTcaaaggggaagatggcTCGTTCAAGGAGCCAATATATACCATTCCTGATCCGGACGATGATTACGGAGGGTCAGAAGCCGAAGCTTGA